A genome region from Arthrobacter agilis includes the following:
- a CDS encoding Lrp/AsnC family transcriptional regulator translates to MSKLDRLDLRLLLELVRDPRAQVSELGELLGVARNTAQTRIRRLLRAGILRTSGRELDLEALGYDVVAFITIEVAHRELDGVIAGLRTLNQVLEVHEISGRGDVWCRVAATDTHHLQAALRSVLKIKGVIRTETVLALHEHIPYRVEPLLERLAQRPADA, encoded by the coding sequence AAACTGGACAGGCTGGACCTGCGCCTGCTGCTCGAACTGGTGCGGGATCCGCGCGCCCAGGTGAGCGAGCTGGGCGAACTGCTCGGGGTGGCCCGCAACACGGCGCAGACCCGGATCCGCCGGCTGCTCCGGGCGGGGATCCTCCGCACCAGCGGACGAGAGCTCGACCTCGAGGCGCTCGGGTACGACGTGGTCGCCTTCATCACCATCGAGGTGGCGCACCGCGAGCTCGACGGCGTCATCGCCGGGTTGCGCACCCTCAACCAGGTCCTCGAGGTGCACGAGATCTCGGGGCGGGGCGACGTCTGGTGCCGGGTGGCCGCGACGGACACCCACCACCTGCAGGCCGCCCTGCGCTCGGTCCTGAAGATCAAGGGCGTCATCCGCACCGAGACGGTGCTCGCCCTGCACGAGCACATCCCGTACCGCGTCGAGCCGCTGCTCGAGCGGCTCGCGCAGCGTCCTGCCGACGCCTGA
- a CDS encoding metal-dependent hydrolase: protein MALPTTDTRVTYPQGAVDSVSRVLHVETRDDGRHAVLLDTTAFHPVDSAWPDQGPDRGELRADGAAWPVTDCVVGATDGTTLYLGAESPVRKGTEGWAFVVAHLTDADAPAVGDDVVVRVDAAYRAAVSAGHTGCHLASLALNRALADRWKKDVPADALGAPNFDALAVDTTAIGEFGSVDTYRLGKSLRRKGFSVEDLDPAAIAAAVNATLATWTATGAPIGIAADGPGLTDRRRWVCELPGERAEIPCGGTHLDSLAGLAVSVQLEASDADGTPVLVMRTRAEPSGD, encoded by the coding sequence ATGGCCCTGCCCACCACCGACACCCGCGTCACCTATCCGCAGGGCGCCGTCGATTCCGTCTCGCGCGTGCTGCACGTCGAGACCCGCGACGACGGCCGGCACGCCGTGCTCCTGGACACCACGGCCTTCCACCCCGTCGACTCCGCCTGGCCGGACCAGGGCCCCGATCGCGGGGAGCTCCGGGCAGACGGGGCCGCCTGGCCGGTGACCGACTGCGTGGTCGGCGCCACGGACGGCACCACCCTGTACCTCGGCGCCGAGTCGCCGGTCCGCAAGGGCACCGAGGGCTGGGCGTTCGTCGTCGCGCACCTCACCGACGCGGACGCACCGGCGGTGGGCGACGACGTCGTCGTCCGGGTCGACGCCGCCTACCGGGCGGCGGTGTCCGCCGGGCACACCGGCTGCCACCTCGCCTCCCTCGCCCTCAACCGAGCGCTGGCGGACCGCTGGAAGAAGGACGTGCCCGCGGATGCCCTCGGCGCGCCCAACTTCGATGCGCTGGCCGTCGACACGACCGCGATCGGCGAGTTCGGCTCCGTCGACACGTACCGGCTGGGCAAGTCCCTCCGGCGGAAGGGCTTCAGCGTCGAGGACCTGGACCCGGCCGCGATCGCGGCGGCCGTGAACGCGACCCTCGCGACATGGACGGCGACGGGTGCGCCGATCGGCATCGCGGCGGACGGACCGGGTCTCACGGACCGGCGCCGGTGGGTCTGCGAGCTGCCGGGCGAACGTGCGGAGATCCCGTGCGGCGGCACCCACCTGGACTCGCTGGCAGGCCTCGCCGTCTCCGTGCAGCTCGAGGCGTCGGATGCGGACGGCACGCCGGTGCTGGTCATGAGGACGCGGGCGGAACCGAGCGGCGACTAG
- a CDS encoding phosphotransferase encodes MKARQARIVREQETMALLESDAPSDLLHRTLAAAGWALESWQLGSLHHRPGAGVTGVYAVTVRPARSASGRKGRTSPPPAYACITSCAIPHAADGVVVFHRRGADPLTVWVHPADPLLPGLPLALDQDRVTALAFGPGHVPGETGLDLRSYRPLRRAVIRADNGGDRRYLKVLRRHAAGGLADRHRMLRAAGVPAPALAGDPVQDVVAMHPAPGTPLADLLMRDGAADVDPHELVAVLRSLPSAVLALPVRPPWAARVRDYGEGAVAALPEQSARIRRLAEGIDEAVRTSDGGPLVPTHGDFYEGNLLITGGAVSGLLDVDALGPGRLVDDLACFLGHLAVLPGLHPGYTHVPQALLRFLRAFDEHVDPAALRSRAAAVSLTLVAGARRDAADDAGAGEALSRLEVAEQFLTEARALGAPRARGA; translated from the coding sequence ATGAAGGCGAGGCAGGCGCGCATCGTCCGCGAGCAGGAGACCATGGCGCTCCTGGAATCGGATGCGCCGTCGGATCTCCTGCACCGGACCCTCGCCGCTGCGGGCTGGGCACTCGAGTCCTGGCAGCTCGGCTCCCTCCACCACCGGCCCGGAGCGGGCGTGACAGGCGTCTACGCCGTGACGGTGCGCCCGGCCCGGAGCGCCTCCGGCCGTAAAGGTCGCACCTCGCCGCCACCCGCCTACGCCTGCATCACCTCCTGCGCCATCCCGCACGCCGCGGACGGCGTCGTGGTCTTCCACCGTCGGGGCGCGGACCCCCTGACCGTCTGGGTGCATCCCGCCGATCCGCTCCTGCCCGGACTCCCGCTGGCCCTCGACCAGGACCGCGTCACAGCCCTCGCCTTCGGCCCCGGTCACGTGCCCGGCGAGACGGGACTCGACCTCCGCAGCTATCGGCCGCTGCGCCGCGCCGTGATCCGCGCGGACAACGGCGGGGACCGCCGCTACCTGAAGGTGCTGCGCCGTCATGCTGCGGGAGGCCTCGCGGACCGGCACCGGATGCTGCGGGCCGCCGGGGTCCCGGCGCCCGCCCTCGCGGGAGACCCGGTGCAGGACGTCGTCGCCATGCACCCTGCGCCGGGCACGCCGCTCGCCGACCTGCTCATGCGGGACGGCGCGGCCGATGTGGATCCGCACGAACTCGTCGCGGTCCTGAGGTCGCTGCCGTCGGCGGTGCTGGCCCTCCCCGTACGCCCGCCGTGGGCCGCACGGGTCCGCGACTACGGCGAGGGCGCGGTGGCCGCCCTGCCGGAGCAGTCCGCCCGGATCCGTCGGCTCGCCGAGGGCATCGATGAGGCGGTCCGCACGAGCGACGGCGGCCCGCTCGTGCCCACCCACGGGGACTTCTACGAGGGCAACCTCCTCATCACCGGCGGCGCGGTGTCGGGGCTGCTGGACGTCGATGCGCTCGGCCCCGGACGCCTCGTGGACGATCTCGCGTGCTTCCTCGGCCACCTGGCCGTCCTGCCGGGCCTGCATCCCGGCTACACGCACGTGCCACAGGCGCTGCTGCGGTTCCTGCGGGCCTTCGACGAGCATGTCGACCCCGCGGCGCTCAGGAGCCGGGCGGCAGCGGTGAGCCTCACACTGGTCGCGGGGGCGCGGCGGGACGCGGCGGACGACGCCGGCGCCGGCGAGGCGCTGTCCCGCCTCGAGGTCGCCGAGCAGTTCCTCACGGAGGCGCGCGCGCTCGGGGCGCCGCGCGCGAGGGGCGCCTAG
- a CDS encoding GNAT family N-acetyltransferase gives MWSATSWPVSLRTGSLVLRPIRHRDKAAWTALRQRNARWLAPWEASNPDPEGFLPTYHQMVRSLTLQARSGSALPFLITEQPEGSRDARLVGQLTVSGITWGSALSATLGYWVDAERAGRGIAPTAVALATDYCFGDLGLHRMEINIRPENAASLRVVEKLHFRDEGLRPRYLHIAGQWADHRSFALTAEEVPRGLLAPWLESGRSHRG, from the coding sequence ATGTGGTCGGCGACCAGCTGGCCCGTGAGTCTCAGGACGGGCTCCCTCGTCCTGAGGCCCATCCGCCACCGGGACAAGGCAGCCTGGACGGCGTTGCGGCAGCGCAACGCCCGCTGGCTCGCGCCCTGGGAGGCCTCCAATCCGGATCCCGAGGGTTTCCTGCCCACCTACCACCAGATGGTGCGGTCGCTCACCCTGCAGGCGCGGTCGGGGTCGGCGCTCCCGTTCCTCATCACGGAGCAGCCCGAGGGTTCGCGGGATGCGCGGCTGGTGGGCCAGCTGACTGTCTCGGGGATCACCTGGGGTTCGGCGTTGTCGGCGACCCTCGGGTACTGGGTGGACGCCGAGCGGGCCGGCCGGGGGATCGCACCGACGGCCGTGGCCCTGGCCACCGACTACTGCTTCGGGGACCTCGGCCTGCACCGCATGGAGATCAACATCCGGCCCGAGAACGCAGCGAGCCTCCGTGTCGTCGAGAAGCTGCACTTCCGCGACGAGGGCCTGCGGCCCCGGTACCTGCACATCGCCGGGCAGTGGGCGGATCACCGGAGTTTCGCGCTCACGGCGGAGGAGGTCCCGCGCGGCCTGCTGGCCCCCTGGCTCGAGAGCGGCCGGTCGCACCGCGGGTGA
- the galU gene encoding UTP--glucose-1-phosphate uridylyltransferase GalU, which yields MTLRSRVTKAVIPAAGLGTRFLPATKAMPKEMLPVVDKPAIQYVVQEAVDAGLSDVLMITGRNKRALEDHFDRVPFIEQTLEAKGDHDKLAAVRRPSELGDIHYLRQGDPKGLGHAVLRAKLHVNNEPFAVLLGDDLIDDRDPLLETMIAVQATTGGSVIALIEVDPQQISAYGCADITEIDGEDHVRVNQLVEKPAIDEAPSNLAVIGRYVLHPRVFDVLETTEPGRGGEIQLTDALQTLAAAEGEGSGVYGVVFRGRRYDTGDKLSYLKAVVTLASEREDLGPDLRTWIKDFSKNLAD from the coding sequence ATGACTTTGCGATCACGTGTGACGAAGGCCGTTATCCCCGCGGCCGGCCTGGGGACCCGCTTCCTCCCCGCCACCAAGGCGATGCCCAAGGAGATGCTGCCCGTCGTGGACAAGCCCGCGATCCAGTACGTCGTGCAGGAAGCTGTGGACGCGGGCCTGTCCGATGTCCTGATGATCACCGGCCGCAACAAGCGGGCCCTGGAGGACCACTTCGACCGCGTCCCCTTCATCGAGCAGACGCTCGAGGCTAAGGGTGACCACGACAAGCTGGCCGCCGTCCGCCGGCCCTCCGAGCTCGGCGACATCCACTACCTCCGCCAGGGCGACCCCAAGGGCCTCGGCCACGCCGTGCTCCGCGCGAAGCTGCACGTCAACAACGAGCCGTTCGCCGTCCTCCTGGGTGACGACCTCATCGACGACCGCGACCCCCTGCTCGAGACGATGATCGCGGTCCAGGCCACGACGGGCGGCTCGGTGATCGCCCTCATCGAGGTCGACCCCCAGCAGATCAGTGCCTACGGTTGTGCCGACATCACCGAGATCGACGGCGAGGACCACGTCCGCGTCAACCAGCTCGTCGAGAAGCCCGCCATCGATGAGGCTCCCTCGAACCTCGCGGTGATCGGCCGCTACGTGCTGCACCCCCGCGTGTTCGACGTCCTCGAGACCACCGAGCCCGGCCGCGGCGGGGAGATCCAGCTGACGGACGCCCTGCAGACCCTCGCCGCCGCCGAGGGCGAGGGCTCCGGCGTGTACGGGGTGGTCTTCCGTGGCCGCCGCTACGACACGGGCGACAAGCTGAGCTACCTGAAGGCCGTGGTGACACTCGCGTCGGAGCGGGAGGACCTCGGCCCCGACCTGCGCACCTGGATCAAGGACTTCAGCAAGAACCTCGCGGACTAG
- a CDS encoding 5-formyltetrahydrofolate cyclo-ligase has protein sequence MTLPARDKGKLRLRASLRAARSASDPADRQEQAQAIARAVVDHAGGIAAAPGERRTIAAYLGRDPEPATAGLLQDLHARGFDVVLPVCEPAYRLSWVGWVPGTALQRSVRAPVDEPVGPRRPFEEVPAVCLILVPALAVDRSGQRLGQGGGYYDRFLAQHPTDSPGAPPRLGVVYRSELLPAGAIPAEPFDQRLGGVFTADGLQRFEAVAGPV, from the coding sequence ATGACCCTCCCCGCACGTGATAAGGGAAAACTCCGCCTGCGGGCCTCGCTGCGCGCTGCACGCTCCGCGTCGGATCCGGCCGATCGGCAGGAGCAGGCGCAGGCGATCGCCCGCGCCGTCGTGGACCACGCCGGCGGTATCGCCGCGGCTCCCGGGGAGCGCCGGACGATCGCCGCCTATCTGGGGCGTGACCCGGAACCGGCGACCGCGGGGCTGTTGCAGGACCTGCACGCACGCGGGTTCGACGTCGTCCTCCCGGTCTGCGAGCCGGCGTACCGGCTCTCGTGGGTCGGGTGGGTGCCGGGTACCGCCCTCCAGCGGTCGGTGCGCGCGCCCGTGGACGAGCCGGTCGGCCCGCGCCGCCCCTTCGAGGAGGTGCCCGCGGTCTGCCTCATCCTCGTGCCTGCCCTCGCCGTCGACCGGTCGGGCCAGCGCCTGGGCCAGGGAGGCGGATACTACGACCGGTTCCTCGCGCAGCATCCGACGGACTCCCCCGGCGCCCCGCCCCGCCTGGGTGTGGTGTACCGGTCCGAGCTGCTGCCCGCCGGCGCCATCCCGGCCGAACCCTTCGACCAGCGGTTGGGCGGGGTGTTCACGGCGGACGGACTGCAGCGCTTCGAAGCTGTCGCTGGGCCGGTGTAG
- a CDS encoding FmdB family zinc ribbon protein, with amino-acid sequence MPMYAYACKDCGHAFDIQQSFSEDSLTVCPACGGALRKKFNSVGVVFKGSGFYRNDSRSTTTSTDAGSPSSSSTVTAAPGSSGSSTGSAAASTASSSSSSSTGNAAAS; translated from the coding sequence ATGCCCATGTACGCCTATGCCTGCAAGGACTGCGGCCACGCCTTCGACATCCAGCAGTCGTTCTCGGAGGACTCCCTGACCGTCTGCCCCGCCTGCGGCGGAGCCCTGCGCAAGAAGTTCAACAGCGTGGGCGTGGTGTTCAAGGGCTCCGGTTTCTACCGCAACGACTCCCGGTCCACGACGACGAGCACGGACGCGGGTTCGCCGTCCTCCTCGTCCACGGTCACGGCGGCCCCGGGCTCCTCCGGCTCCTCGACCGGATCGGCAGCCGCGTCGACGGCGTCGTCGTCCTCCTCCTCCTCGACGGGGAACGCCGCAGCGTCCTGA
- a CDS encoding RcpC/CpaB family pilus assembly protein, translating into MDPTTLLRERPFRYRLRRLVYRRRRLLACLLFSLAAGVAVEALVGDDYATTTVATAARDLAAGTVLTEADVALTRLPVAAVGHRPFGQTDRLVGQQLATPLLRGSPIASTALVGDGLLTGAAPGTVAVPLRPADPGIVQLLAPGQLVDVVLSTGNGFESPAQSTVLARAVAVLWTDAGGTGTWPGADGDGGLVVVAARAAEAAALAGSSSSGDVHLVLTAGR; encoded by the coding sequence ATGGACCCGACCACCCTGCTCCGCGAGCGGCCCTTCCGCTACCGGCTCCGCCGGCTCGTGTATCGCCGCAGACGGCTCCTCGCGTGCCTGCTGTTCAGCCTCGCTGCGGGCGTCGCGGTCGAAGCGCTGGTGGGAGACGACTACGCGACGACGACGGTCGCCACCGCTGCCCGCGATCTCGCGGCAGGGACGGTGCTGACGGAGGCCGACGTCGCCCTCACCCGGCTGCCCGTGGCGGCGGTGGGTCATCGTCCGTTCGGGCAGACGGACCGCCTCGTGGGCCAGCAGCTGGCCACTCCCCTGCTCCGCGGGTCACCGATCGCGAGCACGGCACTGGTGGGTGACGGACTGCTGACGGGCGCCGCTCCCGGCACCGTCGCAGTGCCGCTCCGACCGGCGGATCCGGGTATCGTCCAGCTCCTCGCCCCCGGCCAGCTCGTGGACGTCGTCCTGAGCACCGGCAACGGCTTCGAGTCCCCCGCACAGTCCACGGTCCTCGCCCGAGCGGTCGCCGTCCTGTGGACCGATGCGGGTGGCACGGGTACCTGGCCGGGAGCGGACGGCGACGGCGGGCTCGTCGTCGTGGCGGCGCGCGCCGCCGAGGCCGCCGCCCTCGCCGGATCCTCCAGCTCGGGGGACGTCCACCTGGTGCTGACGGCCGGACGCTGA
- a CDS encoding DUF4011 domain-containing protein, translating to MPIWSRSARDNAGKKAAVPEQDQRDTAGSPANQPQGNQQRTEAGRQRPDPSGDAASAQEFLVPWLEGLGPQASGDTLLHFRPSAGTSIDLTHAHPSGLAQLLAGRRTRLSTLLRDPVQYSAAKAAARALRAKIFELGTERGIDVGFLAAGTASWRSVDDSGRSETLNAPVLLTAISLTVHASQDDYELQITEQARMNPALVRHLRNQQGLRVDPTGIARLAYGTARLDPHPVLERMRVLSEGVRGMSVEHRILVSTFADLAGVKGDPALRPDHPVLAALLGAARGDTDDASALAGAADGLRFPPADERDPAEEILVLDADKAQQEVLDLASAGISLVVATPPGTGQTQTALNVAARAAADGKRVVVAAERRGTLNEFVQDLDGLNLGSLVLQVGSQTGPAQLREAVIRALVRNEKSVQPQLETLHATLTGHRHQLMEHVRSLHNIRSRWGCSPYQAMQSLAGLTALDPAPSTTVRLKRSVLDSIADRKELTERLQRAAELGSFSKASTESPWYGAQLLNRKETEHAHGLAEQLATEIPELRDEVQRVAEHSHITLGGTFQEWGEQLELLVAVRESLDKFTPDIFDRPVTDLISATAPSSWRKERDIEMSSMTRSRLRRVAKEYIRPGVHISDLHTSLREVQQQRTLWTRYALTERHPSVPTGLAEIHASYRAVEARLAELTTILRPTSGHPDLAALDLDALETLLRDLAVDKDTLATLPERTLLLDEMREQGLGELLTDLAAREVPADRVGHELELAWWQSALEAMISGDDYLAMSDGDSLRKLEAEYRLADNAHIASGPARIRWTLGERWRAAVENHPEDAARLRQELKDGTLTLEVFAGLAPELVAALVPIWAVSPLTIRGAVPEGCTFDTAVILDGESMSLQSAVPCIARASQVTVFGDDRLAGPTRFSIEVQSADRASTLEPLPSAYDALREVLPIRGLTQVYRGVDRGLDTYLSESFYDGKLSRLPQASEVTGSGRGLVVEYLPNGTGMPSSEHDGVESVAVEVNRVVELVFEHIRRRPHLSLAVVTASARHAARVGEAIRLQMTEFPWAADFFTPGREAFRVVPVERAGGLVRDDIIFSLGYGRTPHGRALHSFGPLSGPNGRRNFVMAMTRARRLQHVLTCFEPSDLDPDRLTTGALDFFELLQRELGGPAGQPGPVSGSNEDPLVADLVDRLRHRGAEVWDHYAGVLDIVAVRPADLRADGTAAAVQDERPAPLAIESDGTTRYGSMSVRERSRLRPQVLERMGWRYLPLWTIEVFTDPDGCAERASAVLGLPPRDAPEEPRTWKDSATMSKDGQHPGPGSEAAREPADAAPSLPTTAGEDDPRSWGDTEGDHDEWLQEQRPPHWG from the coding sequence ATGCCAATCTGGTCGAGATCAGCACGTGACAATGCAGGGAAGAAGGCGGCCGTGCCGGAGCAGGACCAGCGGGATACGGCGGGTTCCCCCGCGAATCAGCCGCAGGGGAACCAGCAGCGCACGGAGGCGGGCCGGCAGCGCCCCGACCCCTCCGGTGACGCAGCCTCCGCCCAGGAGTTCCTCGTGCCCTGGCTCGAGGGCCTCGGACCCCAGGCCAGCGGCGATACGCTCCTGCACTTCCGGCCCTCAGCGGGCACGAGCATCGACCTGACGCACGCCCACCCCTCGGGACTCGCGCAGCTCCTGGCCGGCAGGCGCACGCGCCTGTCCACCCTCCTGCGCGACCCCGTCCAGTACAGTGCCGCCAAGGCCGCGGCGCGCGCCCTCCGCGCGAAGATCTTCGAGCTCGGCACCGAGCGGGGCATCGACGTCGGCTTCCTCGCCGCCGGGACGGCGTCGTGGCGGTCGGTGGACGACTCCGGACGCTCCGAGACGCTGAACGCCCCCGTCCTGCTCACCGCGATCTCGCTGACGGTGCACGCCTCACAGGACGACTACGAGCTGCAGATCACCGAGCAGGCCCGCATGAACCCGGCACTCGTCCGGCACCTGCGGAACCAGCAGGGCCTGCGCGTGGACCCCACCGGCATCGCCCGCCTCGCCTACGGCACCGCGCGCCTCGATCCGCATCCCGTCCTCGAACGCATGCGCGTGCTGAGCGAGGGGGTGCGCGGCATGTCCGTGGAACACCGGATCCTGGTCTCCACCTTCGCCGACCTCGCCGGGGTCAAGGGCGATCCGGCCCTCCGCCCCGACCATCCGGTGCTCGCCGCGCTGCTGGGTGCGGCCCGTGGGGACACGGACGACGCATCGGCCCTCGCGGGTGCGGCGGACGGACTCCGGTTCCCGCCCGCCGACGAGCGGGACCCGGCCGAGGAGATCCTGGTCCTCGACGCCGACAAGGCCCAGCAGGAGGTCCTCGACCTCGCGTCCGCGGGCATCAGCCTCGTCGTGGCCACCCCTCCCGGGACGGGCCAGACCCAGACCGCCCTGAACGTCGCCGCCCGCGCCGCCGCCGACGGCAAGCGCGTCGTCGTCGCCGCGGAGCGCCGCGGCACCCTCAACGAGTTCGTGCAGGACCTCGACGGGCTCAACCTGGGCTCGCTCGTGCTCCAGGTCGGCAGCCAGACCGGGCCGGCCCAGCTGCGCGAGGCCGTCATCCGCGCCCTCGTCCGCAACGAGAAGTCCGTCCAGCCGCAGCTCGAGACGCTCCACGCCACGCTCACCGGGCACCGCCACCAGCTCATGGAGCATGTGCGGAGCCTCCACAACATCCGCAGCCGCTGGGGGTGCTCGCCCTACCAGGCCATGCAGTCCCTCGCCGGCCTCACCGCGCTCGATCCGGCACCGTCCACCACGGTGCGCCTCAAGCGCAGCGTCCTGGACTCCATCGCCGACCGCAAGGAACTCACCGAGCGGCTCCAGCGTGCCGCGGAACTGGGCAGCTTCAGCAAGGCGTCCACGGAGAGCCCGTGGTACGGCGCCCAGCTGCTCAACCGCAAGGAGACCGAGCACGCGCACGGCCTCGCCGAGCAGCTCGCCACCGAGATCCCCGAACTCCGCGACGAGGTGCAGCGGGTCGCCGAGCACTCCCACATCACGCTCGGCGGGACCTTCCAGGAGTGGGGCGAGCAGCTCGAACTCCTCGTCGCGGTCCGCGAGAGCCTGGACAAGTTCACGCCCGACATCTTCGACCGGCCCGTCACCGACCTCATCTCCGCCACCGCGCCGTCCTCCTGGCGCAAGGAACGCGACATCGAGATGAGCTCCATGACCCGGTCCCGGCTGCGGCGCGTGGCCAAGGAGTACATCCGGCCGGGCGTGCACATCTCCGACCTCCACACCTCCCTGCGCGAGGTCCAGCAGCAGCGCACGCTGTGGACGCGCTACGCCCTGACCGAACGACACCCCTCCGTCCCCACGGGCCTGGCGGAGATCCATGCGTCCTACCGCGCCGTGGAAGCCCGGCTCGCGGAACTGACGACGATCCTCCGTCCGACCTCCGGGCACCCCGACCTCGCGGCGCTGGACCTCGACGCCCTGGAGACCCTCCTCCGCGACCTCGCGGTGGACAAGGACACCCTCGCCACCCTGCCCGAGCGCACGCTGCTGCTCGACGAGATGCGCGAGCAGGGCCTGGGAGAGCTGCTCACCGACCTCGCCGCCCGGGAGGTGCCCGCCGACCGCGTGGGGCACGAGCTCGAACTCGCCTGGTGGCAGTCCGCCCTCGAGGCGATGATCAGCGGGGACGACTACCTCGCCATGTCCGACGGTGACAGCCTGCGCAAGCTCGAGGCGGAATACCGCCTGGCGGACAACGCGCACATCGCCTCAGGTCCGGCCCGCATCCGCTGGACGCTGGGCGAGCGCTGGCGCGCCGCGGTGGAGAACCACCCCGAGGACGCCGCCCGGCTCCGGCAGGAGCTGAAGGACGGGACGCTGACCCTCGAGGTCTTCGCGGGCCTCGCGCCGGAGCTCGTCGCCGCGCTCGTGCCGATCTGGGCCGTGAGCCCGCTGACCATCCGGGGTGCGGTCCCCGAGGGCTGCACCTTCGACACCGCGGTGATCCTCGACGGCGAGTCGATGTCGCTGCAGAGCGCCGTGCCCTGCATCGCGCGCGCCTCACAGGTCACCGTCTTCGGCGACGATCGCCTGGCGGGGCCGACCCGCTTCAGCATCGAGGTGCAGTCCGCGGATCGCGCCTCCACCCTCGAGCCCCTGCCGAGCGCCTACGACGCGCTCCGCGAGGTCCTGCCCATCCGGGGCCTGACACAGGTCTACCGCGGCGTGGACCGGGGCCTCGACACCTACCTGAGCGAATCCTTCTACGACGGGAAGCTCTCCCGGCTGCCGCAGGCCTCCGAGGTCACGGGCAGCGGCCGAGGGCTCGTGGTCGAGTACCTGCCGAACGGCACCGGCATGCCGAGCTCCGAGCACGACGGCGTCGAGAGTGTCGCCGTCGAGGTGAACCGCGTGGTCGAGCTGGTGTTCGAGCACATCCGCCGCCGTCCCCACCTCTCGCTGGCCGTCGTCACCGCCAGCGCCCGGCACGCCGCCCGGGTGGGCGAGGCGATCCGCCTGCAGATGACCGAGTTCCCGTGGGCGGCCGATTTCTTCACACCCGGTCGGGAGGCGTTCCGCGTCGTGCCCGTCGAGCGGGCAGGAGGACTGGTCCGCGACGACATCATCTTCTCGCTCGGCTACGGCCGCACGCCCCACGGGCGGGCGCTGCACTCCTTCGGTCCGCTGTCCGGTCCGAACGGTCGCCGCAACTTCGTCATGGCGATGACGCGCGCGCGGCGGCTCCAGCACGTGCTGACCTGCTTCGAACCGTCCGACCTCGATCCCGACCGGCTCACCACGGGAGCGCTGGACTTCTTCGAGCTGCTCCAGCGCGAGCTCGGCGGACCGGCCGGGCAGCCCGGGCCGGTGTCGGGCAGCAACGAGGATCCCCTGGTCGCCGACCTCGTGGACCGTCTGCGCCACCGCGGCGCCGAGGTGTGGGACCACTACGCGGGCGTCCTCGACATCGTCGCGGTGCGGCCGGCGGACCTGCGAGCGGACGGCACGGCCGCCGCGGTGCAGGACGAGCGGCCCGCTCCACTGGCGATCGAGTCCGACGGGACCACCCGGTACGGCTCGATGTCGGTGCGCGAACGCAGCCGGCTCCGGCCCCAGGTGCTCGAACGCATGGGCTGGCGCTACCTGCCGCTGTGGACCATCGAGGTCTTCACGGACCCCGACGGCTGCGCGGAACGGGCATCGGCCGTCCTCGGGCTGCCGCCACGGGACGCTCCGGAGGAGCCACGGACATGGAAGGACAGCGCGACCATGAGCAAGGACGGGCAGCACCCCGGACCCGGGAGCGAGGCGGCCCGTGAGCCGGCCGACGCGGCCCCGTCCCTGCCGACGACCGCCGGCGAGGACGACCCCCGATCCTGGGGAGACACCGAGGGCGACCACGACGAGTGGCTCCAGGAGCAGCGGCCCCCGCACTGGGGCTGA